A genome region from Alkalimarinus coralli includes the following:
- a CDS encoding sulfotransferase family protein gives MNLPNFIIIGCAKAGTTSLYHYLKEHPDVFMPELKELRYFAYDKSNPEHIKKPDRVYPIRSMDAYKHQFSKVKNETAIGEASPRYINSAFAAHKIHRIIPHAKLILSIRNPVDKLYSAYNMEVRDGRASGDIEKELFDSQSLLLHNALIYDKLKLYLSLFDASQIKIILFDDLIRDATKEAQSLYRFLNVDSAFTPNTQVKHNLGGVPKSGFMAFAHNVYRNNKLVNKMYKALMPDKLRGKLYAARRGNIEKYASMPDSLKERLSHYYRTDVLKTQELIQQDLSPWLSN, from the coding sequence ATGAATTTGCCTAACTTTATTATTATTGGCTGTGCTAAAGCGGGCACAACATCCCTTTATCACTACCTTAAAGAACACCCTGATGTGTTTATGCCTGAACTCAAGGAGCTCAGATACTTTGCTTATGACAAATCTAACCCTGAGCATATAAAAAAGCCCGACCGGGTTTACCCGATACGCTCAATGGACGCGTATAAACACCAATTTAGTAAAGTGAAGAATGAAACAGCCATCGGAGAAGCCTCTCCCAGATACATCAACAGTGCTTTTGCGGCCCACAAAATACACCGGATTATTCCCCACGCAAAACTGATTCTGTCTATAAGAAACCCCGTAGATAAGCTCTACTCGGCATATAATATGGAGGTAAGAGACGGTCGAGCGAGCGGAGATATTGAAAAGGAGTTATTCGATAGTCAAAGCCTGTTGCTACACAATGCGCTAATTTACGATAAATTAAAACTCTATCTCAGCCTGTTTGATGCCTCTCAAATAAAAATAATTCTGTTTGATGACTTGATTAGAGATGCAACGAAAGAGGCGCAAAGTCTTTACCGTTTTTTGAACGTGGATAGCGCGTTTACCCCCAATACCCAGGTTAAACATAATCTCGGGGGCGTGCCCAAAAGTGGCTTCATGGCCTTTGCACATAACGTTTATCGCAACAATAAGCTTGTTAATAAGATGTACAAAGCGCTAATGCCTGACAAATTGCGAGGCAAGCTTTATGCAGCCAGACGGGGTAATATCGAAAAATATGCGTCAATGCCAGACAGCCTGAAAGAGCGGCTATCTCATTACTACAGAACAGATGTATTAAAAACCCAAGAGCTTATACAGCAAGACCTTTCGCCCTGGCTTTCGAACTAA
- a CDS encoding type II toxin-antitoxin system VapC family toxin, whose product MSRFVLDNSVAMRWHLESPKQSDQDYAEAVLKSLADADALVPNLWHLEATNVLLGAEKRKDTTTGEVEAFITQLESLPLFVDPLTSHQSFSRTIALARAYNLSSYDAAYLELAIREGLSIATLDKDLRKAAKKADVIIYLD is encoded by the coding sequence ATGAGTAGGTTTGTTCTAGATAACTCTGTAGCAATGAGATGGCATCTTGAGAGCCCTAAGCAGTCTGACCAGGATTATGCTGAAGCTGTCTTAAAAAGTTTGGCTGATGCTGACGCTTTGGTTCCTAATCTTTGGCACTTGGAAGCTACTAATGTGTTGTTAGGTGCAGAGAAACGTAAGGATACGACCACTGGCGAGGTAGAGGCTTTTATCACTCAGCTTGAGAGCTTGCCGCTCTTTGTTGATCCGCTAACGTCACATCAATCCTTCTCTCGAACGATTGCCCTTGCAAGGGCATATAACCTAAGCAGCTATGACGCCGCATATCTGGAGCTAGCGATCAGAGAAGGCCTATCAATTGCTACTCTGGATAAAGACTTACGCAAAGCAGCTAAGAAAGCTGATGTAATTATATATTTAGATTAA
- a CDS encoding glycosyltransferase family 4 protein: MDTKNQKFKMLFISKDKYPTFRVDVADLFGDKMVSKGHEIDWLLQSGNDCRSAYSTRWSGGDVWVGRTNNGTTRLARVKKHCFGILNDLRLFSLANKERYDFIQVKDKFISALIGLVASKIYGTRFFFWLSFPYPEEALLNVKEGTARYPVYSYIQGQVLKFVLYHMIGRYADHIFVQSEKMKSDVAEEGVPLEKLTAVPMGVSVENVSVTPATEDCLVDKSRFAIVYLGTLNKTRKLEFVVSVFAKVRDVLPHSMLYFVGDGDDPSDRKLLEFEAARLGVSNDVVFTGFLPREQALAYVKESDVCLSPFFPTPILNSTSPTKLIEYMAMGAAVVANDHPEQRLVIAESGGGICVPYDENKFSEAIVYLLNNPDTAQEMGRNARQYVLEKRSYNVIADKLEETYLNLCHTP, translated from the coding sequence ATGGACACTAAAAATCAGAAGTTCAAAATGCTGTTTATCTCTAAGGATAAGTATCCGACGTTTCGAGTGGATGTTGCCGACTTATTTGGCGATAAAATGGTTTCAAAGGGCCATGAGATTGATTGGCTACTGCAATCTGGCAACGACTGCCGTTCTGCATATTCAACGCGCTGGAGCGGCGGAGACGTTTGGGTAGGCCGTACTAACAATGGCACCACCAGATTGGCTCGAGTGAAAAAGCACTGCTTTGGAATTCTTAATGACCTGCGTTTATTCAGTTTGGCGAACAAAGAGCGGTACGATTTTATTCAGGTAAAAGATAAATTTATTTCTGCGCTCATTGGTTTGGTGGCTTCAAAAATTTATGGCACACGATTCTTTTTCTGGTTGTCGTTCCCTTATCCAGAAGAGGCGCTTCTGAACGTAAAAGAGGGGACAGCCCGCTACCCTGTTTACAGCTACATTCAGGGGCAAGTTCTTAAATTTGTCCTCTATCACATGATTGGTCGTTATGCGGATCACATTTTTGTGCAGAGTGAGAAGATGAAGAGTGATGTCGCTGAAGAGGGCGTTCCTTTAGAAAAACTCACAGCCGTACCCATGGGGGTGTCTGTTGAGAATGTCAGCGTAACGCCAGCCACAGAAGACTGTTTGGTTGATAAAAGCCGGTTTGCAATCGTCTATCTTGGCACCTTAAACAAAACACGAAAACTTGAATTTGTGGTGAGTGTTTTCGCAAAGGTTAGAGACGTATTACCCCATTCTATGCTCTATTTCGTTGGCGATGGAGACGACCCATCTGACCGCAAATTGCTTGAGTTTGAAGCAGCAAGACTCGGAGTCTCTAACGACGTTGTGTTCACCGGCTTTTTGCCAAGAGAGCAGGCGCTGGCCTATGTGAAAGAGTCAGATGTCTGTTTATCTCCCTTTTTTCCAACGCCCATTCTGAACTCGACTTCGCCAACGAAGCTCATTGAATATATGGCAATGGGGGCTGCGGTGGTAGCAAACGACCACCCCGAACAGCGTCTCGTTATAGCAGAAAGTGGTGGTGGAATATGCGTGCCTTATGATGAAAACAAGTTTTCTGAAGCGATTGTTTATCTGCTTAACAACCCCGATACAGCACAAGAAATGGGGCGTAACGCCCGGCAATATGTATTGGAAAAGCGCAGTTATAACGTGATCGCAGACAAATTAGAGGAAACCTACCTTAACCTGTGTCATACACCATAA
- a CDS encoding glycosyltransferase family 2 protein has translation MTNLVESIFIKNSPEHTVPRLSIGLPVYNGENYLEQSLKSILSQSYRDFELIISDNGSTDGTEAICRKYANKDSRIRYERYEENRGASWNFNHVVHVARGEYFKWAAHDDLLDQTLVEESITILDENPDVVLCYSGSKIIDAENHIIRQVPISENLNHKQPHLRFAASWRYPPNLVVFGVVRTEAMRKTHLLGPYSSSDRILSAELALLGRIYGIPRYLFSFRHHPAQSTGVSFPSRKGRSAWFDPKKKGERSFPHWRLLKEFYASIADSKSNLGLVERIFCYRSVMRWCIRHYRLLAWDLVKQ, from the coding sequence ATGACAAATCTGGTCGAAAGTATTTTTATAAAAAATAGCCCTGAGCACACGGTTCCCAGGCTTTCTATAGGTTTGCCTGTCTATAACGGTGAAAACTATCTTGAGCAGTCATTAAAGAGCATTCTTAGCCAGTCGTATAGGGATTTTGAACTGATAATTTCAGACAATGGATCAACAGATGGAACCGAAGCGATTTGCCGAAAATATGCGAATAAAGACAGCCGTATTCGATATGAGCGGTACGAAGAGAATAGGGGAGCGTCTTGGAATTTTAACCATGTCGTTCATGTCGCCCGAGGAGAGTATTTTAAATGGGCCGCGCACGACGACCTGTTAGACCAGACATTAGTCGAAGAATCGATAACTATATTGGATGAAAACCCAGATGTAGTCCTTTGTTACTCAGGATCAAAAATTATTGACGCGGAAAACCATATTATTCGGCAAGTGCCGATAAGCGAAAACCTTAATCACAAGCAACCCCATTTAAGATTTGCAGCAAGCTGGCGTTACCCGCCCAATCTGGTTGTTTTTGGTGTAGTGCGCACCGAAGCCATGAGAAAAACTCACTTGTTAGGGCCTTACTCGTCATCAGATCGCATATTGTCAGCGGAGCTGGCCCTATTGGGGCGTATATATGGCATACCTCGCTACTTATTCTCGTTCAGGCATCATCCCGCACAATCAACGGGCGTCAGCTTCCCCAGCCGTAAGGGGCGTTCTGCCTGGTTTGACCCCAAAAAGAAAGGCGAGCGGTCATTCCCCCACTGGCGTCTACTAAAAGAGTTCTATGCCAGCATTGCAGACTCGAAGTCTAACCTGGGACTCGTAGAACGCATTTTTTGCTACCGGTCTGTCATGCGATGGTGCATCAGACATTACCGGCTACTGGCATGGGACTTGGTTAAACAATAG
- a CDS encoding sulfotransferase domain-containing protein yields MKAIHTWPKFARHIRRKEGARLLKNLGDFPDAVLVSGCQRSGTTVLSNLITASNGMVNFVTGRDSELDAALILSGYHSTTRAGRYCFQTTYLNESYPEYFSHNERFKLIWVVRNPHSVVCSILYNWRRFAFNELFEACGTQYLSPQELTTFNRFGHFTIPKVKRACLAYNGKVSQLFDIDKELNDRLLVIDYDNMIRDKKSALMRVYDFIGLDYKASYSNILSSKSMSKSDKLSRKQRDVIDQLCTPIYQRARSYAFNA; encoded by the coding sequence ATGAAAGCTATTCATACCTGGCCGAAGTTTGCCCGCCATATAAGACGTAAAGAAGGCGCCCGTTTACTCAAAAATCTTGGTGATTTTCCTGATGCCGTTTTGGTGTCTGGCTGCCAGCGCTCAGGCACAACCGTGCTTTCGAACTTGATTACCGCCAGCAACGGTATGGTTAATTTTGTGACTGGCCGAGATAGTGAGCTTGATGCAGCCCTTATTTTGTCTGGTTATCATTCAACAACACGCGCTGGTCGCTATTGTTTTCAAACCACTTATTTAAATGAGAGCTACCCAGAATACTTCTCGCATAACGAGCGCTTTAAACTGATCTGGGTGGTTAGAAACCCTCATTCAGTCGTATGCTCCATTCTTTATAACTGGCGTCGCTTTGCCTTTAATGAGCTTTTTGAAGCCTGTGGCACACAGTATTTATCACCTCAGGAACTGACAACGTTTAATCGTTTTGGTCACTTTACGATTCCTAAGGTTAAGAGGGCCTGTCTGGCATATAACGGAAAGGTCTCGCAGCTTTTTGATATCGACAAAGAACTGAATGACCGGCTGCTGGTCATTGATTACGACAACATGATTCGGGATAAAAAGAGTGCACTTATGCGAGTGTACGATTTTATTGGCCTCGATTACAAAGCCAGTTATAGCAATATTTTAAGCTCAAAAAGTATGAGTAAGTCGGACAAGCTATCCCGGAAACAACGTGATGTCATCGATCAACTTTGCACGCCTATATACCAGCGTGCAAGGTCATATGCGTTTAACGCTTAG
- a CDS encoding lipopolysaccharide biosynthesis protein produces the protein MSIKKKAIKGAGWFALQRAIEQVIHFVVFLILARLLSPEAFGTVALAIAVMHFIEIFLDQGFTSAIIQRDKLDEKHLNSAFWSNLCMGLLLTGIAMASSDAIADIFKQPILSPIIWCLTLSLILGSLSTVQQAILRRDLDFKSLAIRNLIASAAGGVVGIVMAVSGFGVWSLVGKQIAEYVVKIVVLWRVCDWRPKREFSFQHFKELFNFGIHVTGIHFLGFIYNHSATLLIGFFLGAKSLGYYVIAARIIKILKRLLSTTIGNVGLPAFSRLQNEPDRVISAFYSFTRFTALFVIPAFVGIIYLAPDFLTTVFGNRWQNSIVVLQLLAIFAIIDSLRSPMATLIMGLGKANWRLQLQFAESLGVIIGIYIAHFWGINAIAMAFVVVSTCVFPFWYIKVEQLVDVSIKQFVIECLPPIVCTLVMLIPVYLIQQWDTPMPEKIRLLLAILGAIVAYFAALRIVSPNTFEQLEKIVKSFTKKKPTKAKIA, from the coding sequence ATGAGTATCAAAAAAAAAGCTATAAAGGGTGCTGGCTGGTTTGCTCTGCAAAGGGCTATTGAACAGGTTATTCATTTTGTCGTATTTCTTATTCTCGCGAGGCTGCTCAGCCCGGAAGCATTCGGTACGGTTGCACTGGCTATCGCCGTCATGCACTTTATTGAGATATTTCTCGACCAGGGCTTTACCAGCGCGATCATTCAGCGAGATAAGCTTGATGAGAAGCACCTAAACTCTGCATTTTGGTCAAATCTTTGTATGGGGTTATTGCTAACCGGTATAGCAATGGCCAGTAGTGATGCGATTGCTGACATCTTCAAACAACCTATTCTATCCCCCATTATCTGGTGTTTAACGTTATCACTGATTCTCGGCTCTCTTAGTACCGTTCAACAAGCTATCCTTCGCCGGGATCTCGACTTCAAATCGTTAGCCATTCGAAATTTAATCGCATCCGCCGCTGGCGGTGTGGTAGGTATCGTAATGGCGGTATCGGGCTTTGGGGTGTGGAGCCTGGTTGGCAAACAAATAGCAGAGTACGTTGTGAAAATAGTCGTATTATGGCGTGTTTGTGACTGGAGACCAAAACGAGAGTTTTCATTTCAGCATTTCAAAGAGCTTTTTAACTTTGGCATTCATGTCACCGGCATTCACTTTTTAGGGTTTATTTATAACCACTCTGCCACACTGCTTATTGGCTTTTTCCTTGGAGCAAAGTCTTTGGGTTATTATGTGATTGCCGCCCGAATCATTAAAATACTCAAGCGTTTACTGTCAACCACAATCGGCAATGTGGGATTACCCGCCTTTTCTCGTTTACAGAATGAACCTGACCGGGTTATCAGTGCGTTTTATAGTTTCACCCGGTTTACCGCGCTTTTTGTTATTCCTGCGTTCGTCGGTATTATCTACCTGGCACCAGACTTTCTCACCACAGTCTTTGGTAACCGCTGGCAAAACAGCATTGTGGTGCTCCAGCTGCTAGCCATATTTGCCATCATAGATTCTTTGAGGTCACCTATGGCGACACTGATTATGGGCCTGGGTAAGGCCAATTGGCGCTTACAGCTACAATTTGCAGAGTCGCTTGGTGTTATTATTGGCATTTACATCGCGCATTTTTGGGGTATCAATGCCATTGCCATGGCTTTCGTCGTGGTGTCTACCTGTGTATTTCCCTTCTGGTATATCAAGGTCGAACAGCTTGTAGATGTCTCCATTAAGCAGTTTGTAATTGAGTGTTTACCGCCAATAGTATGCACGCTTGTGATGTTAATCCCTGTTTACCTAATACAGCAATGGGATACACCCATGCCCGAAAAAATCAGACTGCTATTAGCGATATTGGGGGCTATTGTTGCGTACTTTGCCGCACTTCGTATCGTGTCACCGAATACGTTTGAGCAGCTCGAAAAAATTGTCAAATCATTCACTAAAAAGAAACCCACTAAAGCAAAAATCGCTTAG
- a CDS encoding phosphotransferase family protein — protein sequence MVTVKRIKNIIASRWRWLTKRKTKPDIKPGLPEGLSFDTVDEVAKQTWGEALQGTRFSHLSGWKDAGAFRLYLQLNAGRKKSLIFKNAIYGRRDIPALDGFPLRPGPPECLIYNKKDSLLNVFIPNVYLNKEIQPGVQYHYLLEDLSNQYRGVGSFAGRQAFFKTVDVLPLLYDALNRSCTAEDKKALLQYNQTFSKLLEEYSLNSLNRYSQNSSSEQVVKVLDLWHKIASVHSREGIREMHPLSLIHGDCNPANVMIHKKNKSSIKFLDWEWAGVGYPHADFVSLFPSAGNETVTRIIRHYQHSTSLLGVDNYLTEKEHYLLFEWCRLERGINNASYVAAQLLGSKGETLGRPGWAVSFIDNALNEVLRAYGKLSCV from the coding sequence ATGGTTACAGTTAAACGGATAAAAAATATTATCGCATCCCGGTGGAGATGGTTAACTAAACGAAAAACCAAGCCTGACATTAAGCCGGGGCTACCAGAAGGTCTTTCGTTTGATACCGTGGACGAGGTTGCTAAACAGACGTGGGGAGAAGCATTACAGGGCACGCGCTTTTCTCATCTGTCTGGTTGGAAAGATGCAGGGGCTTTTCGGCTTTACCTGCAACTCAACGCCGGGCGAAAAAAAAGCCTTATATTTAAGAATGCGATCTATGGGCGGCGAGATATCCCTGCTTTAGATGGGTTTCCTCTTCGCCCAGGGCCTCCTGAGTGCCTAATTTATAACAAAAAAGACAGTTTGCTAAACGTCTTTATTCCAAATGTATATCTTAATAAAGAGATTCAACCGGGGGTGCAATACCACTACCTGTTGGAAGACTTGAGTAACCAGTATCGCGGTGTTGGGTCGTTTGCAGGGAGGCAGGCATTCTTCAAGACGGTTGACGTATTGCCTCTGTTATATGATGCCCTCAACCGCTCCTGTACTGCTGAAGACAAAAAAGCACTGCTGCAATACAACCAAACGTTTTCCAAGCTACTTGAGGAATACAGCCTTAATAGTCTTAACCGCTACAGCCAGAACAGCAGTAGCGAACAAGTCGTTAAAGTACTTGATTTGTGGCACAAAATCGCCAGCGTCCATAGTCGCGAAGGCATTCGTGAAATGCACCCGTTAAGTCTTATCCACGGCGACTGCAACCCCGCAAATGTCATGATCCACAAAAAAAACAAAAGTAGTATTAAGTTTCTTGACTGGGAGTGGGCAGGTGTTGGTTATCCCCATGCTGATTTTGTCTCGCTGTTTCCTTCAGCAGGCAATGAAACGGTTACTCGAATAATTCGCCACTACCAACATAGCACCTCGTTGCTGGGTGTCGACAACTACCTAACAGAGAAAGAGCATTACCTTCTATTCGAGTGGTGCCGACTGGAAAGGGGGATCAACAATGCGTCTTACGTGGCTGCCCAGTTGTTAGGTTCCAAAGGCGAAACATTGGGCAGACCCGGATGGGCGGTATCGTTTATTGATAATGCCTTGAACGAAGTGTTGCGCGCATATGGCAAGTTGTCATGTGTTTAA
- a CDS encoding formylglycine-generating enzyme family protein: MNPSLKAIALLSTALLTACTSTEDKVKDLLQRHMDAFVFVEGGSFMMGNPGLGWALGADAYPAHKVTLDSFSIQKYEVTQGDMDLFMEVTGYTSNYELYKQTRDMAPDRFSKELPAVVTWDDAMAFCNWIGISTKKTIGLPTEAQWEYAARSRGKMYRFATDTGEAVADINMAPASKLDLINPKSLPHPPGHFPANPLGLYDMSGNAIEWVSDNYQPDFYLYSPEYNPKGPAKGKEHDPAQTNIHPQKVLRGGRFYDFWGNTTVSRMSGPKNLLGLDTGFRCMKKD; the protein is encoded by the coding sequence ATGAATCCCTCCCTTAAAGCCATCGCGCTGCTATCTACAGCACTCCTTACCGCCTGTACCTCAACCGAAGACAAAGTGAAAGACCTGCTACAGCGTCATATGGACGCCTTTGTGTTTGTAGAGGGTGGATCATTTATGATGGGGAACCCGGGATTAGGTTGGGCTTTAGGAGCAGACGCCTATCCAGCCCATAAAGTCACGCTGGATAGTTTTTCTATTCAGAAGTATGAAGTGACTCAAGGGGATATGGACCTGTTTATGGAGGTGACAGGGTACACATCTAATTATGAGCTTTATAAGCAAACTCGAGACATGGCTCCCGACAGGTTCTCTAAAGAACTACCAGCTGTTGTGACTTGGGATGATGCCATGGCTTTCTGCAATTGGATAGGTATCAGCACAAAAAAGACTATAGGGCTTCCTACAGAAGCTCAATGGGAATATGCGGCTCGCTCAAGAGGAAAAATGTATCGCTTTGCCACTGATACTGGTGAAGCAGTTGCAGATATAAACATGGCACCAGCGTCAAAGTTAGACTTAATTAACCCAAAGTCTCTGCCCCACCCTCCTGGGCACTTTCCCGCTAACCCGCTAGGCTTATATGATATGTCTGGCAATGCAATCGAATGGGTATCAGACAACTATCAACCAGACTTTTACTTATATTCACCGGAATACAACCCCAAAGGGCCCGCGAAAGGAAAAGAGCACGACCCTGCACAAACAAACATACACCCACAAAAAGTCCTGCGAGGAGGGAGGTTTTATGACTTTTGGGGCAATACAACCGTTTCTCGCATGAGCGGGCCAAAAAACCTCCTAGGGCTAGACACTGGGTTTAGGTGTATGAAAAAAGATTAA
- a CDS encoding putative capsular polysaccharide synthesis family protein: MNAWTAKLIDTQGDVRKLAEQTYYNARSSFRYFKEARRTHSANGDLFVLAMGKVGSRSLTNSLAAARPQHHLRVDKAHCVCKEGEQYYGQIFERAYGSWDKFPEKHKFLIYKRKAQARYIRNALEKGKNIKIVVPLRDPIATNVSSFFHNFIWWPKELLTICQANAPGCIEKLKAHYLEHHLHDVPLTWFDMELKQVFDIDFLATEFPKDTGYKIYNGKGYEVMIVRLENLNHCATKAFKEFLGLDDFHIVSDNEGKDKWYNSVYKEFKSNVKFPAAYIDMMYNSKWYRHFYSEEELQNFRKRWEETQPLSLVH; the protein is encoded by the coding sequence ATGAATGCCTGGACAGCCAAACTGATCGATACACAGGGTGATGTGCGTAAACTAGCCGAGCAAACGTATTACAATGCTCGTTCCAGCTTTAGATATTTTAAAGAAGCGAGAAGAACCCATAGCGCAAACGGAGATTTGTTCGTATTGGCAATGGGAAAGGTGGGATCACGCTCGCTTACAAACTCACTGGCTGCTGCAAGACCCCAACATCATCTGCGAGTCGATAAAGCACATTGTGTCTGTAAAGAAGGTGAGCAGTACTATGGCCAGATATTTGAGCGCGCTTATGGAAGCTGGGATAAATTTCCCGAGAAACATAAATTTCTGATATACAAACGTAAGGCTCAAGCTCGTTACATCAGGAATGCGTTAGAAAAAGGAAAAAACATCAAAATTGTCGTGCCGTTACGCGACCCCATTGCGACCAATGTGTCGTCTTTCTTTCATAATTTTATTTGGTGGCCCAAAGAATTGCTGACCATATGTCAGGCCAATGCGCCGGGTTGTATTGAGAAGTTAAAAGCCCATTACCTGGAGCATCACCTCCATGATGTGCCGTTAACCTGGTTTGATATGGAACTTAAACAGGTTTTTGATATTGATTTTCTGGCTACAGAGTTTCCCAAGGACACCGGTTACAAAATATATAACGGAAAGGGTTATGAGGTGATGATTGTTAGATTGGAGAATCTCAATCACTGTGCAACAAAGGCGTTTAAAGAGTTTTTGGGGTTGGATGACTTCCATATCGTGAGTGACAACGAAGGTAAGGATAAGTGGTATAACAGTGTTTATAAAGAGTTTAAGAGCAATGTTAAGTTCCCGGCTGCCTATATAGACATGATGTATAACTCAAAATGGTATCGCCATTTTTACAGTGAAGAAGAGCTACAGAACTTCCGTAAGCGATGGGAAGAGACTCAGCCGTTGAGTTTGGTTCATTAA
- a CDS encoding type II toxin-antitoxin system Phd/YefM family antitoxin produces MLNEIGSYEAKTKLPEILRRVEAGEAFTITNRGKAVADVVPSRASSKNRTLLAIDNILSAKKHSVTDGELNELKETGRK; encoded by the coding sequence ATGCTTAATGAAATTGGCTCATATGAAGCAAAAACAAAGCTGCCAGAAATATTGCGTCGAGTAGAAGCGGGGGAAGCTTTTACTATTACCAATCGGGGTAAAGCGGTAGCAGATGTAGTCCCTAGTCGTGCAAGCAGTAAGAATCGCACGTTGTTAGCTATTGATAATATTCTTAGCGCCAAAAAGCACAGCGTTACCGACGGTGAGTTGAACGAGCTGAAGGAAACTGGCCGAAAATGA
- a CDS encoding class I SAM-dependent methyltransferase, with protein sequence MISQATTEKCPVCDSSDLSRCAEIKGIPVFCNVLLSERPKALGAKKGDLRLELCGQCGHVHNSAFEPDLVKYTDDYDCSLHYSTSFQSFAEQLAEQLVTRYRLNNKTVIEIACGKGDFISLLCTLGNNKGIGFDPSYKASDSTQQPSSNFEIIKDYFSPKYGDLDADFICCRHAIEHVANPVAFLETIRRAINGKTGVALYFEVPDMNYTFNEVAIWDLIYEHCGYFCKTSCEEAFTKSGFKMNRIATVFGNQYLAIEVEPEQAFEKNSHQSASDGVLVSGSASVFDLDRYLESASHFNISYRSKLGDWSKRLSDFKDENLKVVVWGCGSKGVTFLNILNVDDEVSYVVDINPNKCGKFTAGTGHEVVSPDFLKHYQPHIVIVMNPLYKNEIQRDISKLNIKPEVITA encoded by the coding sequence ATGATAAGCCAAGCAACAACAGAAAAATGCCCCGTTTGCGACTCTTCCGACCTGAGTCGCTGTGCAGAAATAAAGGGGATTCCAGTGTTTTGCAACGTTCTGCTCTCGGAGCGCCCCAAAGCATTGGGGGCAAAAAAAGGGGATTTAAGGCTCGAACTGTGCGGTCAATGTGGTCATGTTCATAACTCCGCATTTGAGCCAGATCTGGTTAAGTATACCGACGACTATGATTGCTCGTTGCATTACTCTACAAGCTTTCAGTCATTTGCAGAGCAGTTAGCGGAGCAGTTGGTCACTCGCTATCGTTTGAACAATAAAACGGTTATCGAAATCGCCTGCGGTAAAGGGGATTTTATCAGCCTGTTGTGTACGTTGGGGAACAATAAAGGCATTGGGTTTGACCCTAGCTATAAGGCGAGTGACAGCACTCAGCAGCCATCTTCTAACTTCGAAATTATCAAGGATTATTTTAGTCCAAAGTACGGCGATCTTGATGCCGACTTTATCTGTTGCCGCCATGCCATTGAACACGTTGCTAACCCTGTAGCGTTTTTGGAAACGATACGTAGGGCGATTAACGGCAAAACAGGTGTCGCCCTCTATTTTGAAGTCCCTGATATGAATTATACGTTTAATGAAGTAGCGATATGGGACCTTATTTACGAACATTGTGGTTACTTTTGTAAGACATCCTGTGAAGAAGCTTTTACAAAAAGCGGTTTTAAGATGAACCGTATTGCAACCGTTTTTGGTAATCAGTACCTGGCTATCGAGGTAGAGCCAGAGCAGGCTTTCGAGAAGAATAGTCATCAGTCTGCAAGCGACGGGGTTTTGGTAAGTGGCTCAGCTTCAGTGTTTGATCTTGACAGATACCTCGAGTCAGCCAGTCACTTCAATATTAGCTATCGCTCTAAGTTAGGTGACTGGAGCAAAAGACTGAGTGATTTCAAAGATGAAAACCTAAAGGTTGTTGTTTGGGGCTGCGGTTCAAAAGGTGTGACTTTTTTAAATATTCTGAATGTAGATGATGAAGTTAGTTATGTGGTTGATATCAATCCCAATAAGTGTGGCAAGTTTACAGCGGGAACAGGTCACGAGGTGGTTTCACCGGACTTTTTAAAACACTATCAACCACATATCGTGATTGTTATGAACCCACTTTATAAAAACGAAATTCAACGGGACATCAGCAAGTTGAATATCAAACCGGAGGTTATTACAGCCTGA